In one Thermosipho ferrireducens genomic region, the following are encoded:
- a CDS encoding heavy metal translocating P-type ATPase, with protein sequence MPEKEILAEKKEQNTVEKEMSVIGMTCASCARTIEKRVAKLEGVEKVNVNFATEKLFLKFDPEKVKVEDIKKVVKDAGYDLEFEKSAKTVTIPISGMTCASCAARITKEIQKLEGIEKVDVNFATEKALVTYDPSKVRVSAIKKAIENAGYKPLEIDAKDQYDVEKERRQREMRILWRKFVVSAIFSVPLLYIAMGHILGVDLPTFINPEIHPFNFALIQLLLTIPIAIAGYKFYTVGFKNLIKRSPNMDSLIAIGTAAAILYGLYGTVAIYFGKTEYTNDLYFETAGVIITLILLGKYLESVTKGKTSEAIKKLMGLQPKTALILQDGEEIEIPVDEVEVGDLIIVKPGEKIPVDGVIIEGRTSVDESMLTGESIPVEKNVGDKVIGGSINKNGTIVFKATKVGKDTALAQIIKLVEEAQTSKAPIAKLADVISGYFVPTVIVIAIVAAILWYITGASPVFALTIFISVLVIACPCALGLATPTAIMVGTGKGAEYGVLIKGGEPLEMTHKIKTIVFDKTGTITEGKPKVTDIFTKGNYSKDELLSIAASAEKGSEHPLGEAIVKAAEEKNLELKKIDKFMAIPGHGIEVTIEDMDIYLGNLKLMKDKNIEITLVDEANKLANEGKTPMYIAINGKLEGIIAVADTVKPSSASAIRKLHKMGIKVAMITGDNRRTAEAIARQVGIDIVLAEVLPQDKANEVKKLQENGEVVAMVGDGINDAPALAQADVGIAIGSGTDVAIESADIVLMKSDLEDVVTAIQLSKATIRNIKENLFWAFAYNTAGIPIAAGLLYIFGGPLLNPMIAAAAMAFSSVSVLMNALRLKTFKPSK encoded by the coding sequence ATGCCAGAAAAGGAAATTTTAGCTGAAAAAAAAGAACAAAATACGGTAGAAAAAGAAATGAGTGTTATTGGAATGACGTGTGCATCATGTGCGCGCACCATTGAAAAAAGAGTTGCGAAACTGGAAGGAGTGGAAAAGGTTAATGTAAACTTTGCTACAGAAAAGCTTTTTTTAAAATTTGATCCGGAAAAAGTTAAAGTGGAAGATATTAAGAAAGTGGTAAAAGATGCAGGGTATGATCTGGAGTTTGAAAAATCGGCCAAGACGGTTACCATACCAATTTCAGGAATGACATGTGCTTCATGTGCGGCGAGGATAACAAAAGAGATTCAAAAACTTGAAGGTATAGAAAAAGTGGATGTGAATTTTGCCACGGAAAAAGCGCTGGTAACTTATGATCCTTCCAAAGTAAGGGTTTCAGCTATTAAAAAGGCCATAGAAAATGCAGGATATAAACCTCTTGAGATTGATGCGAAAGATCAATATGATGTAGAAAAAGAGAGAAGACAAAGAGAAATGCGAATTCTCTGGAGAAAATTTGTGGTTTCGGCCATATTCTCTGTACCGTTACTTTATATAGCTATGGGACACATTCTGGGTGTGGATTTACCAACTTTTATAAATCCAGAAATACATCCATTTAATTTTGCATTAATCCAGCTTTTGCTTACTATTCCTATAGCAATTGCAGGATACAAATTTTATACTGTAGGTTTTAAAAATCTCATAAAACGTAGTCCAAATATGGATTCTCTAATAGCTATAGGTACAGCGGCAGCGATTTTGTATGGATTGTATGGAACAGTGGCAATTTATTTTGGTAAGACAGAATATACAAACGATTTGTACTTTGAAACAGCAGGTGTTATCATAACGCTTATTTTACTTGGAAAATATCTTGAAAGTGTCACCAAAGGGAAAACCTCAGAAGCTATTAAAAAACTTATGGGATTGCAACCTAAAACAGCGTTAATTTTGCAGGATGGAGAAGAGATAGAAATCCCCGTTGATGAAGTTGAAGTTGGAGATTTGATTATAGTAAAACCAGGTGAAAAAATCCCTGTTGATGGAGTTATTATAGAGGGACGGACTTCTGTAGATGAGTCAATGTTAACAGGAGAGAGTATCCCTGTAGAAAAAAATGTTGGTGATAAGGTAATAGGAGGTTCAATAAACAAGAATGGAACCATAGTATTTAAAGCTACAAAAGTGGGTAAAGATACAGCACTTGCTCAAATAATAAAATTAGTGGAGGAAGCTCAAACCTCTAAAGCTCCTATAGCGAAATTAGCAGATGTGATTTCAGGATATTTCGTACCAACAGTAATAGTAATTGCGATAGTAGCTGCTATATTATGGTACATTACAGGTGCAAGTCCAGTATTTGCGTTAACAATATTTATCTCAGTTCTGGTTATAGCATGTCCATGTGCTCTTGGTCTGGCAACTCCTACTGCGATAATGGTAGGAACAGGTAAGGGAGCAGAGTACGGTGTCTTAATAAAGGGTGGCGAGCCGTTGGAAATGACTCATAAAATAAAAACGATAGTCTTTGATAAAACAGGTACAATTACTGAAGGTAAGCCTAAGGTTACAGATATATTCACAAAGGGTAATTATTCTAAAGATGAGCTATTAAGCATCGCAGCTTCAGCTGAAAAGGGTTCAGAACACCCACTTGGAGAAGCTATTGTAAAAGCCGCTGAAGAGAAGAATCTGGAATTGAAAAAGATAGATAAGTTTATGGCGATTCCAGGGCACGGTATAGAAGTAACCATAGAAGATATGGATATCTATCTGGGAAATTTAAAATTGATGAAAGATAAAAATATAGAAATAACATTGGTTGATGAAGCTAATAAGCTTGCTAACGAAGGTAAAACTCCTATGTATATAGCAATTAACGGAAAACTCGAAGGAATTATAGCTGTTGCTGATACTGTAAAACCATCAAGTGCAAGCGCAATAAGAAAGCTTCACAAAATGGGTATAAAGGTTGCGATGATTACAGGAGATAATAGAAGAACAGCGGAAGCTATAGCAAGACAGGTTGGTATAGATATAGTTTTAGCTGAGGTTTTACCACAGGACAAAGCAAACGAAGTTAAGAAATTACAGGAAAATGGAGAAGTTGTAGCCATGGTAGGTGATGGTATAAACGATGCTCCGGCTCTTGCACAGGCAGACGTGGGAATCGCTATAGGATCCGGTACAGATGTGGCTATTGAATCAGCAGATATAGTGCTCATGAAGAGTGATTTAGAAGATGTTGTTACAGCGATACAGTTGAGTAAGGCTACAATAAGAAATATTAAAGAGAACTTGTTCTGGGCTTTTGCATACAACACTGCCGGTATACCAATAGCTGCTGGGTTACTGTACATTTTTGGAGGACCATTATTGAATCCAATGATAGCGGCTGCAGCTATGGCATTTAGTTCGGTATCTGTGTTAATGAATGCATTAAGGCTAAAAACATTTAAACCATCAAAATGA